Genomic window (Centroberyx gerrardi isolate f3 chromosome 9, fCenGer3.hap1.cur.20231027, whole genome shotgun sequence):
cacacacacacacctgctgtagGACATTGCGCTCCCTCAGAGCCATCAGTCTGCGATGGAGGTCGACCAGCTCCTCTGTGTAGGCCTGCAGAGTGGGAGGGGTGCAGGAGGAGATTAATAGAGTATTAAGGCCTTGATAGATAATAAGGATATTTAGATGGGCAATGTTTCCAACAGTAACGTTtgtataattttgttttttatatctgTGACAGTTATTTTGTCAAATCTGCTAATCCCCATCCCTGCTCAAAGCAATACTGACACTTTCCTTTGCCTCTGAAAGTTCCCCATGTGCCTctattaaaggaaaactccaccctcagatactgttacactgttatgtatcaataattgtaagtgttgcaatttacttttcttttttttacttcaaattttactttccctcaacctcgTCTACTTGTttgttagtgatttcctacatttcccagaatgcttttcaacAAACCCCAGCGAAAATGTCTGAACTTCAGCTGTGGGTTAGATGtgtgggtggagagagcaatagtgatagtGGTAGTaagagtgagagtttttccagttgagaaaaagtgagtccaCCCCTTGCTCAACACGCAACATGTCTTATGGCTGCATTTCATTCTGGGCTATTGAGGCGAcggttggtggagaaattggtatctcttcctcttctacgatggattccTCCCTGTTCTTTAAGATTGCATCCTGAGGTAGAATCTTTGATTTAACCCTTTTTTTAGTGATGATCTCCATAAGGTTAAGTTTTGTCCAACAACACAAAGCTACCTAGTTTTACAGTGTGAAAGAGTGATATAAGATAGTGATATGTCAGTCTATCAGTTTCACTTTTTCGCTACTTGAATCATCTAGTTagtaagaaaaagaagagtttTTTTTCAAGAGTTCATAGGCCAAAGTATAACTCCACATCTGGCTCAATTCACTAGCCACTGCTCCATCTTGAATTCATTAATAAACTCAACTGAAAGTTGACGTAacattgcatgtgtgtgagagtttaaGTATAAAAAGTTTGATTTACCCTTCCTACCTTGTCGTATCCCTTCTTCAACACCTTCTCTGAGCGAAACGAGGGATCTGGACTCTTTCTGCCCGACACCTGCGCTCAGAGGGAGAAATCAAAGAgatcagagaaagagaaagaacaagaaagaggggaagagagaaatcgaagagagagagagaggatatacagaagagaggcagaggaggtggtggtgtgaAACTAACTTTTCACAGATCTGGATCAGCTGACATGTCACGGTCAACAGCCAAAAGGGAGGCTGACAAAGAACAAAGATCTGGGACACCACTAACAATTAAGATGGCTGACATGAAAGTGGAAGCCGGTGCAGTCCTGAGAGACTGTCCCAATCAGGTTTCCATGCCTGTCTGCCGAAATGAACGGCTTTAGGTCTGTTGTTTTAAAGTAAGATTCATCTTACTCTTGTTTTGGGTAGGACTCATACCAATAAAAATGAGTCATATCTGTCTAAGCTAATGCCCTCGACTACTGTTTCAATAGTATTACTCATGCGTGGGTTTCCCCAATGCATCTTGGCAACAAAATTGCCCTTGTCCCATTCATTTACAATAACACAAAGATTATTAAGCGGCAAAATGCTTTTGGGAACTCCGGCTCATGTCAATGATTTTTCTGATTTTAGGCGTAGGATTATGTTGTGGGGAAATTCCCTGAATGTTATTTTCATGTATTCTAGTCCTGATGACAGCTGAACATCGAAGAACAGATGTTAAAATATTTGCTGGATGGGTTAAACATGctgatatcatcatcatcatccactaTCAGTAAGAATAACTCCACACCAGAATGTGTACACAGCATGTACTGCTGAACTAAAGTATTTGTCCTGTGTATGTCCATGTATGAGTTTATTTTCTACTCAAAGTATTCCAGCCCGTGGCAATAAGACAATGAAAGTGGACAGGAAATTGAGAGTTGTGTCTGTCTCACCTTGTTATTGGAGGAGCTGTGTTTCTgcgggggcggggcggggtcTCGACTGGGGCGGTGCGAGCCGTCACTGCTGTCACTCTCGCTGTCCAGGCTGAGTCTGACAGGGGGGGACagggcggggtcagaggtcaatcacacacacagactgacagaaagagCACATTGTCATACTGCTTAGCATTGGccctggtgtgtttgtgtgtgtgtcatggatgGGGATTATTTGAGCTGTCAGTGTGGGCTTGCTGCTCGGTAAAACAAACCATCAACAACAACCCTTTCCTTTGTTACGGGCTTCATTCACCTGCAATGCTATTATTTTGTGATGGAGACACAAaagagtaaaacaaaacaaaacacagaaactaaCAAGAATGAGGCCAGACAAAAGACAGCAGAGgtagggagaggaagagagggggagaaactGACCGAGAGTCACGGTTGGGGGGGTTGGTCTTGACGGGAGTCTCCTCCTCCGAGCTGCTGTCATCATCATCCGactcttccgactggatttccTCCACCATGGAACGTAGGGGGCCTGgcaagagaagggaagggagcgtaggaggaggagaggagagtcgcATAAAGATTAAATTTCTCTGAAGTTAAACTGCAATACCGCCGACTTCAACCCTATAGCTCAGAAGTCCTACCAAACCCTTGCTACAGCTAAATCCTCCATGTTAAATCTTCTTTTAAGTGAAAATGGTTTGAGCGCTGATCTCTACAACGCAGCCCTACCTTGTCCTGGTTTCTGTCCCGGCTCAAAGTCCGAGTCGGAACTGGAGccagagctggagctggagttgGAAGGACTGGAGGGGGCCGACtgctgtaaagagagagagagggagaacaagaaagggatagatggataggggggacaagacagacagagatgggcAGCAGGTCAGTCTGAGTGAGAGATTCCCAGTTATGGGATTTCATGAGGTCACACAGGGCAAAACTTTCTAGTCTGTCTGTAAAAAGTTGGATTACAAATGGATTAATCTAGCCTgattccagactcctgaatcgcaacccacccactcttcagatttggttaAGTGACTCAGAgcgtctggtgttgctctattcaaaggCGATTTCTCAATCGGAAAAGCAATcgggccaatcagcgcctttgtgggcgggactaaagtttgaaccaatgctttttcattggcattttggcataataatatttgttgaaatcactccttaaccaacatattgtctttgcaaagacgatatttttgtcaaaaacagcCGATATGtttggtaaagttagtaaatacacccagcatcagtgtaactgaaaagcGTCTGGAAACGTCAGTCAatagtgattggttcagggaaaatcaacacccccccacacagaaaacggctaacatggaggcaatgtcagactgaataatggagtgggaacaaaatggccattcagtctgaatatcaggctaggaTTAATCATAAATCGGCAAGTACAGCAAATGTAGTACATTAGGACAAATTATACACATCTGCTTGATCTGTTTGACCTCACCAAGACTACAGAAAAACATTTCTGACAATCAGATTTGAGTTAAAGCCCTGTCCAGCCCATGTACCTCTGACTTCGAAGAGGCTTCATCCTCTGAATTCGACTCATCTGACTCTGGAAGCTTCTTGGGCTCCTTCAGCTCCTGTGTGTCAGTTTTGCCTTTGACCCAGCGGCCCTTCTCCTTGGGAGGTTTCTTGTCTGTgtatggctggctggctgcagacGAGGAGGAGACGCGGGGAGAGGTTCCTGTGAAGGCCCCGGCGGCAGCCCCCTTTGGCCCCTCGGAGCTGCCCTTCTTCTGCTTTTTTGCGCTGGGCTTGGGAGACTCCACTGTGGAGGGTCGTTTCCCTGGGACTTTAGACTCCGCGggccctccccctcctcctcccccgccgccccctcctcccccagccccccctcctTTAGGGGACATGCCCTCCATCTTCGCCTCCTTCAGGGTGAGTTTAGGCTCCTTGAATGCGGCCTTGGGCAGGCCCTTGCCCTCGTCTTTCACTTTGATCTCTGCTGGCTTcttggaagaggaggaggaagaagaggaagaaggatcGCGGCCGCTCTTGCCGCCTCCATCGCGGTCGTTGTCCCCTTTCGACGTGCCTTTGCTCTCGGAGTCTTTGC
Coding sequences:
- the mllt1a gene encoding protein ENL isoform X4 — its product is MENQCTVQVKLELGHRAQLRKKVTSEGFTHDWMVFVRGPETGDIQHFVDKVVFRLHESFPKPKRVCKEPPYKVEESGYAGFLMPIEVYFKNREEPKKVTFNYDLFLNLEGNPPVNHLRCEKLTFNNPTKEFRRKLVKAGGVMVVPEGAEAVSRPSPDYPMLPTIPLSAFSDPKKTKTSHVSKEPSKEGSGGSSKGPKPHKVTKEHRERPRKDSESKGTSKGDNDRDGGGKSGRDPSSSSSSSSSKKPAEIKVKDEGKGLPKAAFKEPKLTLKEAKMEGMSPKGGGAGGGGGGGGGGGGGPAESKVPGKRPSTVESPKPSAKKQKKGSSEGPKGAAAGAFTGTSPRVSSSSAASQPYTDKKPPKEKGRWVKGKTDTQELKEPKKLPESDESNSEDEASSKSESAPSSPSNSSSSSGSSSDSDFEPGQKPGQGPLRSMVEEIQSEESDDDDSSSEEETPVKTNPPNRDSRLSLDSESDSSDGSHRPSRDPAPPPQKHSSSNNKVSGRKSPDPSFRSEKVLKKGYDKAYTEELVDLHRRLMALRERNVLQQIVNLIEETGHFNVTNTTFDFDLFSLDESTVRKLQSYLEATAT
- the mllt1a gene encoding protein ENL isoform X3: MENQCTVQVKLELGHRAQLRKKVTSEGFTHDWMVFVRGPETGDIQHFVDKVVFRLHESFPKPKRVCKEPPYKVEESGYAGFLMPIEVYFKNREEPKKVTFNYDLFLNLEGNPPVNHLRCEKLTFNNPTKEFRRKLVKAGGVMVVPEGAEAVSRPSPDYPMLPTIPLSAFSDPKKTKTSHVSKEPSKEGSGGSSKGPKPHKVTKEHRERPRKDSESKGTSKGDNDRDGGGKSGRDPSSSSSSSSSKKPAEIKVKDEGKGLPKAAFKEPKLTLKEAKMEGMSPKGGGAGGGGGGGGGGGGGPAESKVPGKRPSTVESPKPSAKKQKKGSSEGPKGAAAGAFTGTSPRVSSSSAASQPYTDKKPPKEKGRWVKGKTDTQELKEPKKLPESDESNSEDEASSKSEQSAPSSPSNSSSSSGSSSDSDFEPGQKPGQGPLRSMVEEIQSEESDDDDSSSEEETPVKTNPPNRDSRLSLDSESDSSDGSHRPSRDPAPPPQKHSSSNNKVSGRKSPDPSFRSEKVLKKGYDKAYTEELVDLHRRLMALRERNVLQQIVNLIEETGHFNVTNTTFDFDLFSLDESTVRKLQSYLEATAT
- the mllt1a gene encoding protein ENL isoform X1 yields the protein MENQCTVQVKLELGHRAQLRKKVTSEGFTHDWMVFVRGPETGDIQHFVDKVVFRLHESFPKPKRVCKEPPYKVEESGYAGFLMPIEVYFKNREEPKKVTFNYDLFLNLEGNPPVNHLRCEKLTFNNPTKEFRRKLVKAGGVMVVPEGAEAVSRPSPDYPMLPTIPLSAFSDPKKTKTSHVSKEPSKEGSGGSSKGPKPHKVTKEHRERPRKDSESKGTSKGDNDRDGGGKSGRDPSSSSSSSSSKKPAEIKVKDEGKGLPKAAFKEPKLTLKEAKMEGMSPKGGGAGGGGGGGGGGGGGPAESKVPGKRPSTVESPKPSAKKQKKGSSEGPKGAAAGAFTGTSPRVSSSSAASQPYTDKKPPKEKGRWVKGKTDTQELKEPKKLPESDESNSEDEASSKSEQSAPSSPSNSSSSSGSSSDSDFEPGQKPGQGPLRSMVEEIQSEESDDDDSSSEEETPVKTNPPNRDSRLSLDSESDSSDGSHRPSRDPAPPPQKHSSSNNKVSGRKSPDPSFRSEKVLKKGYDKVGRAYTEELVDLHRRLMALRERNVLQQIVNLIEETGHFNVTNTTFDFDLFSLDESTVRKLQSYLEATAT
- the mllt1a gene encoding protein ENL isoform X2; amino-acid sequence: MENQCTVQVKLELGHRAQLRKKVTSEGFTHDWMVFVRGPETGDIQHFVDKVVFRLHESFPKPKRVCKEPPYKVEESGYAGFLMPIEVYFKNREEPKKVTFNYDLFLNLEGNPPVNHLRCEKLTFNNPTKEFRRKLVKAGGVMVVPEGAEAVSRPSPDYPMLPTIPLSAFSDPKKTKTSHVSKEPSKEGSGGSSKGPKPHKVTKEHRERPRKDSESKGTSKGDNDRDGGGKSGRDPSSSSSSSSSKKPAEIKVKDEGKGLPKAAFKEPKLTLKEAKMEGMSPKGGGAGGGGGGGGGGGGGPAESKVPGKRPSTVESPKPSAKKQKKGSSEGPKGAAAGAFTGTSPRVSSSSAASQPYTDKKPPKEKGRWVKGKTDTQELKEPKKLPESDESNSEDEASSKSESAPSSPSNSSSSSGSSSDSDFEPGQKPGQGPLRSMVEEIQSEESDDDDSSSEEETPVKTNPPNRDSRLSLDSESDSSDGSHRPSRDPAPPPQKHSSSNNKVSGRKSPDPSFRSEKVLKKGYDKVGRAYTEELVDLHRRLMALRERNVLQQIVNLIEETGHFNVTNTTFDFDLFSLDESTVRKLQSYLEATAT